From a region of the Lactuca sativa cultivar Salinas chromosome 4, Lsat_Salinas_v11, whole genome shotgun sequence genome:
- the LOC111899657 gene encoding lysine histidine transporter-like 8: MGEMVSGRKQDEGAFEKRIHIMNDEGDVISKCMTKNNSTTSQSDSKDDKNGVNRTPDEWLPITRSRKGNSWTATFHLLCSGIGIQTLSLPLAFVYLGWFWGIMCLCGAFLWQLYTIGLLVSLHESVPGTRYSRYLQLSIVAFGEKLGKLFALFPVMYLSTGTCVIFIITGGGTLKLFYQLICDDGSSNLTTTEWFLVFISLAILVSLFCPDLHSVALVSFIGGIMAIGYCTTLWVLFVAKGRADDTSYDPSKVVASEAGRVRSILNALGIIAVAFRGHNVVLEIQGTMPSTPNRSSAKLMWKGVTASYVIIAMCFFPLAIVGYWAFGNKIPANGGILTALSTTLHHHSSKPVLGVIYVQVVISCVAAFQIYSMVVYDNLERVYASRRGRECSKLSRIGIRILFGGLTFFISVAFPFLQTLALIIGGIALHLTFGYPCLMWIAIKRPAVKSVRWWFNLGLGFLGVVLSLLVLVGAVWNLACRGLDANFFHPH, translated from the exons ATGGGCGAAATGGTGTCTGGACGTAAGCAAGATGAAGGCGCATTTGAGAAAAGGATTCATATAATGAATGATGAAGGTGATGTTATAAGCAAGTGCATGACGAAGAACAACTCGACAACTTCGCAATCTGATTCCAAGGATGACAAGAATGGAGTCAACAGAACACCAGACGAGTGGCTTCCCATCACCAGATCAAGAAAAGGGAATTCGTGGACCGCAACATTCCACTTACTTTGCTCGGGAATCGGAATCCAAACACTCTCTCTTCCCCTCGCCTTCGTATACCTCGGCTG GTTTTGGGGGATTATGTGTTTGTGTGGGGCATTTCTATGGCAGCTTTACACCATTGGGTTGTTAGTGAGTCTTCATGAAAGCGTCCCGGGTACTCGTTACAGCCGATACCTTCAACTTTCAATTGTTGCTTTTG GTGAAAAGCTCGGGAAACTTTTTGCGCTATTTCCGGTGATGTATCTTTCAACAGGCACGTGTGTGATATTCATAATCACAGGAGGTGGAACGTTGAAACTTTTCTATCAACTCATATGTGACGATGGCTCTTCCAACTTGACAACAACGGAATGGTTCTTGGTTTTCATTTCATTAGCAATTCTTGTGTCCCTGTTTTGTCCAGATTTGCATTCAGTAGCTTTGGTCTCATTTATTGGAGGGATAATGGCCATTGGATATTGTACAACCTTATGGGTATTGTTCGTTGCTAAAGGAAGGGCAGACGACACTTCTTATGATCCATCAAAAGTTGTGGCATCAGAAGCTGGTCGAGTCCGAAGTATCTTGAATGCTCTTGGGATCATTGCCGTTGCATTTAGAGGCCATAACGTTGTGTTAGAGATACAG GGTACAATGCCATCAACACCAAATCGTTCATCAGCAAAGCTCATGTGGAAAGGAGTGACAGCTTCATATGTTATTATTGCAATGTGTTTCTTCCCCCTTGCAATCGTTGGATATTGGGCATTCGGAAACAAG ATTCCAGCTAATGGGGGAATACTAACGGCACTCTCAACCACCCTCCACCACCACTCATCAAAACCAGTGCTTGGTGTCATATATGTGCAAGTTGTCATAAGTTGTGTCGCTGCTTTCCAAATTTACAGCATGGTGGTCTACGATAACTTAGAACGTGTGTATGCAAGCAGAAGGGGGAGGGAATGCTCGAAGTTAAGTCGTATAGGAATCAGGATTTTGTTCGGAGGTTTGACCTTCTTTATATCAGTGGCGTTCCCGTTTCTACAAACTCTTGCATTAATCATCGGAGGGATTGCACTGCATTTAACATTTGGGTACCCATGTCTCATGTGGATTGCGATCAAGAGACCAGCAGTAAAATCCGTAAGGTGGTGGTTTAATCTTGGGCTTGGTTTCTTAGGCGTAGTGCTGAGTCTATTGGTACTTGTTGGTGCGGTGTGGAACTTGGCTTGTAGAGGTTTAGATGCCAACTTCTTCCATCCACATTGA